In Bacillus thuringiensis, the DNA window TCATACTCTTCAATTGCCCCTAAGTTTACTGCGCCTAGCTCTTCGATGGATAGTTTAATTAGTTTCACCTTTTTACGTGCATCTTCGGCAGGCATCATCATTGTATACTTCAGTTTTGCTGCTTCAAATGAAATCGTATATGTTTCACGTAAATGTTGTAATCTATTTTCTAACTCTACATCAAGTCGGTTTATTTTTACTTCTTGATTTTTCAGCATCTCAAGAATGTATTTATGTTTACCTGTTGTTTCTTTCAGATTACGCTCTAAATGTTCTACTCTCTCTTGTAACGATACGCGTTGTTCCCGGCGAGAGCGAATTAACTCTGAAGTTTGATTACGATCATACGCTTTCTTCTCAATCATATTCGTAATCTGTTCTTCACCACTTGAATTAGATGTCATTTCTTGTTTTAAGAATGCTAAATCCTCTTTTGTTTTGACAAGGGTTGCATCCGTTTCTTCTTTTTCCTTCGTCAATCGTTCAACTTTTTCTTTTTGATTAGATAGGCGTTGTTGCTTTTCAGCCGCTAACACTTTTAACTCAGTCATTTCTTTTTGTACTTTTTCTTTCGAAGAATGCTGCTCACTTTTTTGTTTTGTTAAAGCAACAATTTTGCTATCTAATTCCGTAATCTCCGCTTGAAGCGTTGCTAAAATCTTTTCTAGCTCTTCTTTGCGCCCTTGTATTTTCACTTGATCTTGTAAAAATCCTTCAATCTCTAAATCGTAAATAGATAAACGATCATTAATACGATGTTCTTCTAATTCTAAGCGACTAATTTCTTCTCTTAATTTCTGTTCATCTACACGCTCTGCTTCTACACTTTGCCTTAGTTCGCGTATTTGCACTTCTTTTTCTTGAATCTCTTGCTTTACTGCTTTAACAAAGTTTTCTAACTTCGTTGTTTTTTCTTCCATATCAGTTAACTTGCTCGTCCACTCTTCTAGTTCACGTTGACGTCCTAATAAAGAAGATTTCGCCTGCTTTACCGCTCCACCAGTCATAGAACCGCCAGGGTTCACTACATCACCTTCGATTGTTACAATGCGATATCGGTATTGCAGTTGTTTCGCCAACTCATTCGCCCCACGTAAATCTTTCGCAACAATAACAGTACCTAATAAATTTGAAACTACATTTTCATATTTATTGTTATATTGCACAAGCTCTGCCGCCACACCTACAAACGATGGGTGCTGGTTTACAATACGTAATTGTTCAAATGATAACGATCTACTTTTAATAACAGCTTGCGGTAAAAACGTTGCTCGTCCATGTTTATTTTGTTTTAAAAACGTAATTGCATTACGAGCATGTTCTTCTTTTTGTACGACAATATGCTGCATTGCTGCACCTAGAGCAATCTCCATTGCAATTTCATATTCTTTCGGTACCGTTAACAGTTCTGCAACAGCACCCTCGATACCTTGCAACCTATCTTCTCTAGCTTTTAATACTTCACGTACCCCTTGATAGAAACCAGAGTAATCTTCTTGCATCTCTTCTAGCATTTCTTTTCGAGAACGTGCCTGTTGTACAAATTGATACGCTTGATACAGTTTTGTTTCGTTTTCACTATACTGGGTCTTGCATTTCCCAAGTGCCGTTTCTGTTTTTTGTATATTAGAAAGGATTCCAGCTACTTTTTCTTTCACTTGCTCATAACTTTCCACAAGCTTCGTCTTTTTCGCTGTAATTTCCATACGTATTTCTACATATTTCGCATTTTCTTCATCGAGGCGTTCATTTTTTGAGTTTTGTTGTTTAGATTGTTCTTCAATCATAGATAACTCATTACGATGACTAGCTTGTTGATTTAAAAGTTCAATATAGTCACCTTTTAAATTCTCAATTTGTTCTTCTAAATTGTCAGCAAAATTTGCAAGCAGTAGCTCATTATCATGCAATTTCGTCTCCAACTCTTTTACTTGATTTACAAATTGCATCAACACTTCTGTACTGGATTCAATTTCCTCATCATAACTTGTAGCTTTCTCTGTTAATTCAACAATTAACTGTTCGAGTTGTGCACAATGCGTCGTTGCATTTTGTTTTCTCTCTTTTAATAACTCACGCTGTCCTTCTAACTTTTCTAGCTCTTTACTAGAAAGAAGAAGTACTTCTTGTAAGGAATCTACAGACTCATCTACTGCTTGTAATTGCCCTCGTAATTCCTCAAGCTCTTCTTCACCTTTTTGTAAATGCGTTGACATTTTAGCTTCTTCGTTTTTATTATGCCCAAACTGATTTCGAAGCGCTTCCCATTTCTCATGTAATTCTTCAATTTCATGTACAATAAGCGCCGCTTCTACTTTCTCTAATTCTTCTTTTTTCTCGAGATAATCTTTCGCAATAGAGGCTTGTCTTTCTAAAGGTTCTACTTGACTACTTAATTCGTGAATGATATCTTGTACACGATTTAAGTTTTCTTGTGTTTCTGCTAATTTCACTTCAGCTTTCTTTTTACGAAGTTTGTATTTCAGCACTCCCGCCGCTTCTTCAAATACACCACGACGTTCTTCTGATTTACTACTTAAAATCTCTTCGACTTTCCCCTGGCTAATAATTGAAAAAGCTTCTCTCCCCATACCAGAGTCCATAAATAAATCGATAATATCTTTCAATCTACATGATTGTTTATTAATATAGAAATCACTATCACCAGAACGAGATACACGACGAGTTACACACACCTCATTATATTCAATCGGTAAACGTTGATCTTCATTATTTAAAGTTAATGTTACTTCAGCAACATTAACTGCTCTTCTCGTATCACTGCCTGCAAAAATAATATCCTCCATCTTTGCACCACGTAATGATTTTGCAGATTGTTCACCAAGTACCCAGCGAATCGCATCAGTAATATTACTTTTCCCACTTCCGTTAGGTCCTACTACAGAAGTTACACCTGGGACAAAATCAACAGATACACGCTCAGCAAAAGACTTAAACCCTGCTATTTCTAATCTTTTTAAAAACACGAAAGGCCTTCCTCCTATTCTCCGTTGTTATAACTGTTGTCTATACAAAAACAAGCTATTATACGGATTTCCCTTCCTTTTATTCACAAATAAAAAGAAAGTTTCATTCTATGCATAAGGAATCCCCCTCATTCAAAGGGGGATTCCTTATAGTTGTTCTTTTAATTTTTTCAATGCTTCTGCAGCAGCTTGTTGCTCTGCTTCTTTTTTCGACTTGCCACTTCCAAGACCTAATGCCTCATTATTTAAAGTTACACGTGACACAAATTCTCGGTTATGAGCCGGTCCTTTTTCTTGCAAAATTTGATACTCAATATTGCCACTACCATCACGCTGAATCAACTCTTGTAATTGACTCTTATAATCCATCACATGAGAAAAAGCACCTTCATTAATTTTCGGATATACAACTTCTTTTAAGAATCCCCAAACTGTTTCAAGCCCTTGATCAAGATAAAGGGCACCAATAAACGCTTCAAAGACATCCGCTAATAAAGCTGGTCGTTCACGTCCACCCGTCATTTCCTCACCTTTCCCTAATAAAACAAGGCTACCAAATGACAATTCGTTTGCAAAACGAACAAGAGATGGTTCACATACAATAGCTGCACGTAGTTTTGTTAACTCTCCTTCGCTCATTGTCGGATATTTTTGAAACAGATACTGTGATACAGTGAGTTCCAATACAGCATCACCAAGAAATTCAAGACGCTCATTGTCCTCATGCGGTTTTTTTCGATGCTCATTCACATACGATGAATGCGTAAATGCTTGAATCAATAATTTTTCATCTGAAAACGTAATACCTATCTCTTCTTGAAATACTTTAAACGCTTCACGATATTTTGTTTCGTATTTTTTTTCTCTATGTTTTCGGTACGGCATAAGTCCCTCCAGATATAAGCCGAGAAGCCCCGCTAAAAAACGGGACTTCACTTAAGCATTATAGATGACTCTCTATGTAAGTCACAGCATCGCCAACAGTAGCAATCTTTTCAGCATCTTCATCAGAAATTTCCATTTCGAATTCATCTTCCAATTGCATTACAAGTTCTACTACATCTAGGGAGTCTGCGCCTAAATCTTCTTTAAAGCTCGCAGCTGGTACTACTTCAGTTTCTTCTACACCTAAACGATCAACGATGATTTTTGTTACACGCTCTAAAACATCTGCCATTCCATTCACCTCCCCTCAAATATTATATTAAATATTGACCAAAAAAACTAGCCGAAATCAATTCTTTTATTACATTACCATACCGCCATCAACATTTAACGTTTGACCTGTAACATATTTGCTTTGATCAGAAGCAAAAAACGTTACAGCATTTGCGATATCCTCCGCTTCACCAAACTGAGCTACAGGAATTAATTTTAACATTTCAGCTTTTATATTTTCATCTAATACATCTGTCATATCTGTCGCAATAAACCCAGGAGCAATTGCATTTACAGTAATATTACGGCTCGCTAACTCTTTTGCTGATGTTTTTGTTAATCCAATTACACCCGCTTTAGCAGCTACATAGTTTGCTTGTCCTGGATTACCTGTTACTCCAACAACAGAAGCGATATTAATAATACGTCCATGACGTTGACGCATCATATATCGAGATACTGCCTTCGTACATAAAAATACACCTTTTAGGTTTGTATTAATAACTGTATCCCATTCTTCTTCTTTCATACGCATTAATAAATTATCTTTTGTTACACCCGCATTATTTACAAGAATATCAACTTGTCCAAATGTATCTACAGTTTGTTTCACCATATTTGTCACATCTTCAGCATTTGCAACATCTGCTCTTACTGCAATTGCATCCGAACCTAATTTCTTTATTTCATCAACTACTTCATTTGCCTTTTGCTCATTACCAGCATAATTTACTACAACATTTGCCCCTTGTTTCGCTAAATCAATCGCAATCGCACGACCAATTCCACGCGAAGCGCCAGTTACTAATGCTACTTTCCCTTTTAACATCAGTTTTCTCCTCTCAAATTCGAAATGGTATCTTTTAAGGTCTCTTCATCGTATATCGCATATGCTTTCACTGATGAATCAATTGACTTCATAAGTCCAGCAAGTACTTTCCCAGGTCCAATCTCAATAAATGTATCTACCCCTTGATTCACCATGTTTTCAATGGATGGGTACCATAAGACAGGCGAATAGAGCTGTTCAATTAGCTTTTCTTGAATATGTGCACCACTTGTAATAACGTCTGCTGTTACATTCGCGATAACAGGAATATTTGTATCTTGAATTGTAATTTCATTTAAGACACTTTGGAACTTCTCCGCTGCTGGCTTCATAAGCGAAGAGTGGAACGGTCCACTTACCTTAAGCGGAATTGCTCTCTTTGCACCATTTTCTTTCGCTCTTTGAGAAGCAATCTCGACTCCTTGCTTTGTTCCAGAAATCACAATTTGCTTCGTACTATTCATATTAGCGATTTGTACTGCATATCCTTCACTTGTTACTTCTTCTGTAACTTGTTTCAGCACATGTGGATCAGCACCTAAAATAGCCGCCATTGCACCTTCTCCGCCAGGAACAGCTTCTTCCATGTATTCCCCACGTTTCCTTACAGCATATACAGCGTCTTCAAAAGTTATTGCACCCGCTGCTACAAGAGCGCTATATTCACCTAAACTATGTCCTGCAACAAAGTCTGGTGTAATATCATACTCTTTCAAAGCTGTCAAAATAGCAAAACTCGTTGTTAATAAGGCAGGCTGCGCATTTGTCGTTAACGTCAGCTTTTCCTGCGGCCCTTCAAAAATCACTTCTGAAAGTGAATCTTGCAACACCTCATCTGCTTTTGCAAACACATTTGCAACCTCTTTATTATTCTCCGCTAACTGTTTACCCATTCCAACTGCCTGTGAACCTTGGCCCGGAAAAAGAAATGCTAGTTTTCCCATTTCAAATCCTCCTCTTATTGGAGTGGCTCTTTCTCCATTACGCTTGAAATAGTAGGGATAACTTCTTTCGCTACCATTTCTCTCGTTTGACGAATCGCACTAAATATTGATTGGTCATTGGAAGAACCGTGAGCCTTAATGACAGGAGCTTTCAATCCAAATAATGCCGCTCCTCCATACTCCGAATAATCCATTTTATCTTTTAATACCATAAGTTTTGGCTTTAATACCGCTGCTGCTAATTTGCTCGTAAACGAACTCATCAATTGCTCTTTTAACATAGAGAATAATGCAAGTGCTGTTCCTTCTAATGATTTCAGTGCTACATTCCCTGTAAAACCATCACATACAACAACATCTGCTACACCTTGCAATAAATCTCTTGATTCAACGTTCCCAACGAAATTAATTGGGGCATCCTTAAGCATTGCAAAGACTTGTTTTGAAAGCTCGTTCCCTTTGCCATCCTCTGTTCCAACGTTTAAAAGGCCAACGCGAGGATTTTTAATTCCTCTTACTTTCTCAGCGTATACAGATCCCATTACTGCATATTGATATAAATGAATTGGTTTTGCATCAACGTTCGCTCCAACATCTAACATAACAAAACCTTCTCCATCAACAGTTGGCATTGTAGGGGATAATGCTGGTCGCTCAATCCCTTCCATACGACCTACAACAAACAATCCAGCCGCCATTAAAGCTCCTGTACTACCAGCTGATATACAAGCATTAGCTACGCCGTCTTTCACTTGCTGCGCTGCTAGTACCATTGAAGCTTGTTTTTTTCGACGAACCGCTCTTACTGGTTCATCTGTCGATTCGATTTTTTCATCTGTATGAAGTATAGTAATTCGTTCTTCACTCGTTAAGTATTGACGAATTTCCTCTTCTTTACCTACTAACGTAATATGTAAATCAGTATATTCCTTAATAGCTTTCATTGCTCCTAATACGACAGCCTTTGGAGCATGATCGCCGCCCATTGCATCTATTGCGATTTTCATAAGTTGTTACCTTCCTCACTATAATTACTAGATCGATACATTTCAAAAGTGCCTGTAAAAACAAGTTCTTCTCCAACAAAGCTACGCACTTTGACAACGGTCCGTCCTTTATCATTCTCTACATCTTCAACGCGCGCTTTTGCAACAACACGCTCTCCTAATTTTACAGGACGAATGTATCGAATGGTAGACTTTGCAGTTAAAGCTAATTCTTCATCAATAACCGCAACAGCTAGTGAGTTTGCTTGCGCAAACAAATGATGCCCACGGGCAATCTGATTTCTTTTAAATACGTGTTCTACCTTTACTTCAAAGATAGAAATCGCATGTCTATCTAATTCTATATCGATAATTTCTCCGACAACCTCTTCTAACGGTAAAGATTTCACATCTTCTTCATGTTGCTTTGTAGCTACATGTTTAATTCTTTCTCTTAATTCAGGAATAGATAATTCCATACGATCAAGACGTACAGTTTGTATACTCACTTGAAATTTTTCTGCTAAATCTTCATCCGTAATAAAAGGATTCGTTTCTATTGTTTGTTGTAATAATTCTTGTCTTTCTTTTTTACTTCTTCTTTTTTTCATACCGCACCATCCATTTTTATGACTAGGTACTAACAGTAGTATATAATCATTAAAAGTAGAATGCAACAAAAACTTTCGTTGCCTCCCTTTAATCGAGCTTCTCTCCTTGGAACACACCTGTCCCGTCAAGATAAGTACGCAGCGAAGCATACTGATCATTATGCCAAAACGCTTCTGAATCTACTAGTAACGCCGCATCTTGTCTAGCTGTTTCTAACGCTCGATAATCATGTACCATATCAGCAACCTTGAATTCTGGCAAACCACTTTGCTTACTTCCAAAGAAATCTCCAGGACCTCTTAACTCTAAATCTTTTTCTGACAATACAAATCCATCATTCGTTTCGGTCATAATACGCATACGCTCTTTTCCCGTTTCCGATTTTGGATCCGCAATTAATAAACAATATGATTGTTCACTACCACGCCCAACACGCCCCCTGAGCTGATGGAGCTGCGATAAACCGAAACGCTCTGCATCATAAATAACCATTACAGTCGCATTCGGTACGTTTACACCTACCTCAACAACTGTTGTTGACACGAGAATTTGTACTTTATTTTCACTAAATTGCCCCATTATCTCTTCTTTTTCTTGAGATGATAGTCTTCCATGCATTAATCCGACTTGGCATTTCCCTTGATAATGATGAGTCAGCATACTATGTAAGTCGATCGCATTTTGTACATCAAGTTTCTCAGATTCTTCAATAAGGGGACAAATAACATATGCTTGTCTTCCTTTTTTTATCTCCTTCTCCACAAAACCGAGAACTCGATCTAACATATCATGTTTTGCCCAGTATGTTTCAATTACCTTTCTACCAGCTGGCATCTCATCGATTATAGAAACATCCATCTCTCCAAATGCAGTAATTGCTAACGTACGCGGTATTGGTGTCGCCGTCATAAATAAAACATCTGGACTTTCACCTTTCTCCCTTAAAACTCGTCGCTGCGCTACACCAAATCGATGTTGTTCATCAGTAATAACGAGACCTAACCTATGAAAAATAACTTCATCTTGAATTAAAGCATGTGTTCCAACAAGGATATCTATTTCTCCTTGTTCTAATTTCGCCAAAATCTCTCGACGCCTTACACCTTTAACAGAACTTGTTAACAATTCGACCTTCATACCAAAGTGCGAGAATGTCTCTGCGAGCGATTGATAATGTTGCTCTGCTAAAATTTCTGTAGGAACCATTAAAGCACCTTGATAATGTGCTAATTTCGCTGCATAAAGGCCAATTGCTGCAACAACTGTTTTCCCAGAACCTACATCACCTTGCAACAGACGATTCATCCGATAAGGAGATGTCATATCTTTCATAATTTCATCTACAACCCGGCGCTGTGCACCAGTTAAGGGAAACGGAAGCGCATCGATAAACTCTTGCAATTCTGCTGAAGGAATTTCTTTTTTTGTCCCTTTCGAATTTTCCCTCTCCATTTTCCGTAATGTTTGCATTTTCAGCTGAAATAAGAAAAACTCCTCATATACAAAACGGCGACGTGCTTGTTTTAAATCTTCCTGTCCTACTGGAAAATGCAACGCCCGAAGCGCTTCATAACGCGGCAATAATTTATATCGACTTAGCAATCCATCAGGCAACACTTCAACTATAGAGTCTCCATACTCCTTTAACGCTTGGGCAATAAAACGACGCATCTGTTTTACTGTAAGTTTTCCTTTCACTGAGTATACAGGCTCTACTTCTTGTTGACGTACAACCGGTCCAAAATGAAGCTCTGATACCGCAATCGTTTGACGATGCTGATCCCATTTACCAGTAATCGTTACCGTTTCATCTAAATTTAACTTTTGCTTATAGTACGGCCTATTAAAACATACAGCTGTAATTAAATAACGACCGACGAGGACACGAACCGTAAGACGCGACTTCTTTTTCCCATAATATTGCAGTAAAGGAGCACTATGAACTTTCCCCTCAACTGTTACCCGTTCATCATGCTTTACTTCAGCAAGATCTTTCATCGCATAATCTTCATAACGGTACGGAAAATGTTCTAATAGATGAGAAACTGTATAAATTCCCATCTCGTGTAGTAATTCAGATGTTTCTCCTCCGATTCCCTTTACATCGGTAACAGGAACTTGTACAACTTCATTCAAGATTCTCACGCTCCGTCACATTATTTTCTTTGATTCATTCATACTATTGACATCTGTAATCGCTCTCTTTCACCCTATATATTCTATCATAGGCATTCTAAGAGAAACTACTCAAATCCCTCGTAAGCAACACGAAAGAAAAGAGCCTCACTATTAGCAGCAAGGCTCTTTTTTATCTTCAATATGCTAGCCTTTTGAATAAAAACTAGTAATGAACTTCATATTACTACTTCTTATCCATTAGCAAGTAAGTAATCCATTTATTTTCAAAACGAATTTTTTCTTATTCTACAGAGAAGATGAACGAATACACCGGTTGGTTTCCAGCATGTACTTCTACTTCTGCATCTTCAAAATTCTCTTCTACAAATTCAACTAACTCAGCTACTTCTTCGTCTGTTGCATCTTCACCTTGTAGAATCGTTACAATTTCAGAATCTTCATCAATAAGTGCTTCTAGTAATTGCTTCGCAGCTCCTACTTTTGCAGCATTTGTTGATACGATTTTCCCATCTGCAATACACATGAAATCATCTTTTTGAATTGCTACACCATCAATTTCCGTATCACGTACAGCATACGTAATTTGACCGGTTTTCACATGAGATAAAGCTTCTTTCATGTTTTCTTCATTCTCTTCTAACGTTCCAACTGGATTAAATGCTAACATTGCAGCCATACCTTGAGGAACTGTTTTTGAACGAACTACAATCACTTCTTGATCAACAACTGACGCTGCTTGTTCTGCTGCCATCACGATATTTCCGTTGTTCGGTAAAATAATGATTTTTTCAGCGTTCGCTTCTTCAATCGCCTTCACAATATCCTCCGTACTTGGATTCATCGTTTGGCCACCTTCGATCACTTTCGTCGCGCCAATGCTCTCAAATAAAGTTTTGATACCAGATCCCATAGCTACAGTTACGATACCGTACGGTTGTTTCTCTTTAGACTGGCTAGCCGGCTCAGGCATCGTAGTAGGCTCATCTAATAAAGCAGTATGCTGTTCACGCATATTTTCTACTTTAATCTTAATTAAACTACCGTAGCGTTGTCCATAATTCATAGGATCTCCAGGGTGTTCCGCATGAATATGAACCTTAACAACCTCATCGTCTGATACAACAAGTAGTGAATCTCCGTATACACTAATATCTTCACGGAATTTTTGTTCAGAGAAATTATGTTCTTTCATTTTTTCAGGCTCTAATTTCACCATGAATTCCGTACAATATCCATACTTTATATCTTCTGTACTCAATTGGCTTTGTACACTACGGTGATGTTCTGCGCGTACCATGTCATTCATAGATGGTTGGGCAGGCACATTAGAAGAAATCGTTTCTCCTTTTAAGTCAGCTAAAAATCCTTCATATACAACAACAAGACCTTTACCACCGCTATCTACAACGCCAACTTGTTTTAATACAGGTAATAAATCTGGCGTACGATTTAACGATGCATTCGCTTCTTTCACAACGTCTTCCATAAACAAAACAAAGTCGCGCTGTTTTTTCGCAACTGTCACTGCATATTTACCCGTTTCTCTTGCAACCGTTAAAATCGTTCCTTCAATCGGTTTCATAACCGCTTTGTAAGCCGCTTCTACCCCAGCATCTAAAGCTGCAGCAAAATCAACTGTTGTTAATTCTTCTTTTTGTTCAATGGATTTAGAGAAACCACGGAACAACTGAGACAAAATAACACC includes these proteins:
- the smc gene encoding chromosome segregation protein SMC, which encodes MFLKRLEIAGFKSFAERVSVDFVPGVTSVVGPNGSGKSNITDAIRWVLGEQSAKSLRGAKMEDIIFAGSDTRRAVNVAEVTLTLNNEDQRLPIEYNEVCVTRRVSRSGDSDFYINKQSCRLKDIIDLFMDSGMGREAFSIISQGKVEEILSSKSEERRGVFEEAAGVLKYKLRKKKAEVKLAETQENLNRVQDIIHELSSQVEPLERQASIAKDYLEKKEELEKVEAALIVHEIEELHEKWEALRNQFGHNKNEEAKMSTHLQKGEEELEELRGQLQAVDESVDSLQEVLLLSSKELEKLEGQRELLKERKQNATTHCAQLEQLIVELTEKATSYDEEIESSTEVLMQFVNQVKELETKLHDNELLLANFADNLEEQIENLKGDYIELLNQQASHRNELSMIEEQSKQQNSKNERLDEENAKYVEIRMEITAKKTKLVESYEQVKEKVAGILSNIQKTETALGKCKTQYSENETKLYQAYQFVQQARSRKEMLEEMQEDYSGFYQGVREVLKAREDRLQGIEGAVAELLTVPKEYEIAMEIALGAAMQHIVVQKEEHARNAITFLKQNKHGRATFLPQAVIKSRSLSFEQLRIVNQHPSFVGVAAELVQYNNKYENVVSNLLGTVIVAKDLRGANELAKQLQYRYRIVTIEGDVVNPGGSMTGGAVKQAKSSLLGRQRELEEWTSKLTDMEEKTTKLENFVKAVKQEIQEKEVQIRELRQSVEAERVDEQKLREEISRLELEEHRINDRLSIYDLEIEGFLQDQVKIQGRKEELEKILATLQAEITELDSKIVALTKQKSEQHSSKEKVQKEMTELKVLAAEKQQRLSNQKEKVERLTKEKEETDATLVKTKEDLAFLKQEMTSNSSGEEQITNMIEKKAYDRNQTSELIRSRREQRVSLQERVEHLERNLKETTGKHKYILEMLKNQEVKINRLDVELENRLQHLRETYTISFEAAKLKYTMMMPAEDARKKVKLIKLSIEELGAVNLGAIEEYERVAERHTFLLEQKDDLEEAKTTLHQLITEMDEEMKKRFSTTFEGIRMEFQSVFSELFGGGRADLVMTNPEDLLNTGIDIVAQPPGKKLQNLGLLSGGERALTAIALLFGILKVRPVPFCVLDEVEAALDEANVARFAQYLKRFSDETQFIVITHRKGTMEESDVLYGVTMQESGVSKLVSVRLDDGEELVASN
- the rncS gene encoding ribonuclease III, which translates into the protein MPYRKHREKKYETKYREAFKVFQEEIGITFSDEKLLIQAFTHSSYVNEHRKKPHEDNERLEFLGDAVLELTVSQYLFQKYPTMSEGELTKLRAAIVCEPSLVRFANELSFGSLVLLGKGEEMTGGRERPALLADVFEAFIGALYLDQGLETVWGFLKEVVYPKINEGAFSHVMDYKSQLQELIQRDGSGNIEYQILQEKGPAHNREFVSRVTLNNEALGLGSGKSKKEAEQQAAAEALKKLKEQL
- the acpP gene encoding acyl carrier protein, translating into MADVLERVTKIIVDRLGVEETEVVPAASFKEDLGADSLDVVELVMQLEDEFEMEISDEDAEKIATVGDAVTYIESHL
- the fabG gene encoding 3-oxoacyl-[acyl-carrier-protein] reductase — encoded protein: MLKGKVALVTGASRGIGRAIAIDLAKQGANVVVNYAGNEQKANEVVDEIKKLGSDAIAVRADVANAEDVTNMVKQTVDTFGQVDILVNNAGVTKDNLLMRMKEEEWDTVINTNLKGVFLCTKAVSRYMMRQRHGRIINIASVVGVTGNPGQANYVAAKAGVIGLTKTSAKELASRNITVNAIAPGFIATDMTDVLDENIKAEMLKLIPVAQFGEAEDIANAVTFFASDQSKYVTGQTLNVDGGMVM
- the fabD gene encoding ACP S-malonyltransferase is translated as MGKLAFLFPGQGSQAVGMGKQLAENNKEVANVFAKADEVLQDSLSEVIFEGPQEKLTLTTNAQPALLTTSFAILTALKEYDITPDFVAGHSLGEYSALVAAGAITFEDAVYAVRKRGEYMEEAVPGGEGAMAAILGADPHVLKQVTEEVTSEGYAVQIANMNSTKQIVISGTKQGVEIASQRAKENGAKRAIPLKVSGPFHSSLMKPAAEKFQSVLNEITIQDTNIPVIANVTADVITSGAHIQEKLIEQLYSPVLWYPSIENMVNQGVDTFIEIGPGKVLAGLMKSIDSSVKAYAIYDEETLKDTISNLRGEN
- the plsX gene encoding phosphate acyltransferase PlsX, which gives rise to MKIAIDAMGGDHAPKAVVLGAMKAIKEYTDLHITLVGKEEEIRQYLTSEERITILHTDEKIESTDEPVRAVRRKKQASMVLAAQQVKDGVANACISAGSTGALMAAGLFVVGRMEGIERPALSPTMPTVDGEGFVMLDVGANVDAKPIHLYQYAVMGSVYAEKVRGIKNPRVGLLNVGTEDGKGNELSKQVFAMLKDAPINFVGNVESRDLLQGVADVVVCDGFTGNVALKSLEGTALALFSMLKEQLMSSFTSKLAAAVLKPKLMVLKDKMDYSEYGGAALFGLKAPVIKAHGSSNDQSIFSAIRQTREMVAKEVIPTISSVMEKEPLQ
- the fapR gene encoding transcription factor FapR, whose product is MKKRRSKKERQELLQQTIETNPFITDEDLAEKFQVSIQTVRLDRMELSIPELRERIKHVATKQHEEDVKSLPLEEVVGEIIDIELDRHAISIFEVKVEHVFKRNQIARGHHLFAQANSLAVAVIDEELALTAKSTIRYIRPVKLGERVVAKARVEDVENDKGRTVVKVRSFVGEELVFTGTFEMYRSSNYSEEGNNL
- the recG gene encoding ATP-dependent DNA helicase RecG; protein product: MNEVVQVPVTDVKGIGGETSELLHEMGIYTVSHLLEHFPYRYEDYAMKDLAEVKHDERVTVEGKVHSAPLLQYYGKKKSRLTVRVLVGRYLITAVCFNRPYYKQKLNLDETVTITGKWDQHRQTIAVSELHFGPVVRQQEVEPVYSVKGKLTVKQMRRFIAQALKEYGDSIVEVLPDGLLSRYKLLPRYEALRALHFPVGQEDLKQARRRFVYEEFFLFQLKMQTLRKMERENSKGTKKEIPSAELQEFIDALPFPLTGAQRRVVDEIMKDMTSPYRMNRLLQGDVGSGKTVVAAIGLYAAKLAHYQGALMVPTEILAEQHYQSLAETFSHFGMKVELLTSSVKGVRRREILAKLEQGEIDILVGTHALIQDEVIFHRLGLVITDEQHRFGVAQRRVLREKGESPDVLFMTATPIPRTLAITAFGEMDVSIIDEMPAGRKVIETYWAKHDMLDRVLGFVEKEIKKGRQAYVICPLIEESEKLDVQNAIDLHSMLTHHYQGKCQVGLMHGRLSSQEKEEIMGQFSENKVQILVSTTVVEVGVNVPNATVMVIYDAERFGLSQLHQLRGRVGRGSEQSYCLLIADPKSETGKERMRIMTETNDGFVLSEKDLELRGPGDFFGSKQSGLPEFKVADMVHDYRALETARQDAALLVDSEAFWHNDQYASLRTYLDGTGVFQGEKLD
- a CDS encoding DAK2 domain-containing protein — protein: MSIQKIDGKRLSQMIMQGANNLTNNVQLVDALNVFPVPDGDTGTNMNLSMTSGAREVKANPSQHAGKVGVSLAKGLLMGARGNSGVILSQLFRGFSKSIEQKEELTTVDFAAALDAGVEAAYKAVMKPIEGTILTVARETGKYAVTVAKKQRDFVLFMEDVVKEANASLNRTPDLLPVLKQVGVVDSGGKGLVVVYEGFLADLKGETISSNVPAQPSMNDMVRAEHHRSVQSQLSTEDIKYGYCTEFMVKLEPEKMKEHNFSEQKFREDISVYGDSLLVVSDDEVVKVHIHAEHPGDPMNYGQRYGSLIKIKVENMREQHTALLDEPTTMPEPASQSKEKQPYGIVTVAMGSGIKTLFESIGATKVIEGGQTMNPSTEDIVKAIEEANAEKIIILPNNGNIVMAAEQAASVVDQEVIVVRSKTVPQGMAAMLAFNPVGTLEENEENMKEALSHVKTGQITYAVRDTEIDGVAIQKDDFMCIADGKIVSTNAAKVGAAKQLLEALIDEDSEIVTILQGEDATDEEVAELVEFVEENFEDAEVEVHAGNQPVYSFIFSVE